Below is a genomic region from Cellulomonas sp. P24.
CCGCAACCTGATCGTCGTCGGGTCGGGCCCCGCGGGCTACACCGCGGCGATCTACGCGGCTCGAGCCGGGCTGGCCCCGCTGGTGGTCGCCGGCTCCGTCACCGCCGGCGGCGCTCTCATGAACACGACCGAGGTCGAGAACTTCCCGGGGTTCCCCGAGGGCATCCAGGGTCCGGAGCTCATGGAGAACATGCAGAAGCAGGCGGAGCGGTTCGGTGCCGAGGTGATCTGGGACGACGCGACGTCGCTCTCGCTCACGGGAGCGGTCAAGACGGTCGTGACCGGTGGTGGCGACACCTACACCGCCGACGCGGTGATCCTGGCGACGGGCTCCGCCTACCGCGAGCTCGGCATCGACGACGAGAAGCGGTTGTCCGGTCGTGGGGTGTCCTGGTGCGCGACGTGCGACGGGTTCTTCTTCCGCGACCAGGAGATCCTGGTGGTCGGCGGCGGTGACTCCGCGGTCGAGGAGGCCACGTTCCTCACGCGGTTCGCGTCGAAGGTGACGATCGTGCACCGGCGCGACCAGCTCCGCGCGTCGAAGATCATGGCCGACCGCGCGTTCAACGACCCCAAGATCTCGTTCGCGTGGAACAGCGAGATCGTCGCGATCCAGGGTGACCAGAAGGTCACCGGCGTGACGCTGCGCGACACCCAGACCGGCGCCGAGCGGGACGTACCGGCCACGGGCGTCTTCGTCGCGATCGGTCACGTGCCGCGTACCGAGCTGCTCGTCGGCCAGGTCGATCTCGACCCGGAGGGGTACATCCTGGTCGACGGTCGCTCTACCCGGACGAACCTCCCCGGGGTGGTGGCCTGCGGTGACGCGGTCGACCACACGTACCGTCAGGCGATCACGGCGGCGGGTTCGGGTTGCGCGGCTGCTCTCGACGCCCAGCACTACCTGGCCGACCTCGCCGATCGCGCAGTCGAGGTCACCGCAGCACAGTGACCGACGTGCCCGACGGGGTGGTGGCGGAGGCGGACGAGGCGACGTTCGGCACGCTGGTCCTGGAGGCGAGCGGTCCGGTGCTGGTGGCGTTCTCCGCCGAGTGGTGCGTGCCGTGCCGCCTGGTCGACCCGGTCGTCGCCGAGCTCGCCGCGACCTACCGCGGACGGCTGCGCGTCGTCCGGGTCGACACCGACGCCCACCCCGGGCTCGCCACCACCCACGGGGTCGACTCGATCCCGAGCCTGCAGGTCTTCGCGGCGGGGTCGCTCGTCCGGACCGTGGTCGGGGCGCAGCCGAAGCCGGAGCTCGTGGCGCTCGTCGAGGGCGTCCTCGCAGCCGGCTGACCTGTCCGCAGCGTGTGCCATGACGTCGTGGCTGTCCGGCGACGTGCGACACTCGGGTGGTGATCGACCAGCCGACGCCTGATGCGGTGACGTCGGGCCCCCGCCCCCCGACCGCCGGGACACGTCTGGATCCGTGGCTGTCGTCGTACGCCGAGCGCACGCACGGCATGCGCGCCTCGGAGATCCGCGCCTTGTTCGCCGTTGCCAGCCGACCCGAGGTCGTCTCCCTCGCCGGGGGCATGCCCTACCTCGAGGGACTGCCGCTCGACGCGATCGGGGAGATGGCCCAACGCGTCATCGCGACGCGCGGGACGACGGCGCTGCAGTACGGCTCCGGTCAGGGTGACGAGACCCTGCGCGAACAGATCCTCGAGGTCATGCGACTCGAGGGCATCGTCGCGCATCCCGACGACGTCGTCGTGACCACCGGCTCACAACAAGCCCTTGATCTTGTGACGCGCCTGTTTGTGAACCCTGGGGACGTGATCGTCGCCGAGGCTCCGAGCTATGTCGGTGCCCTCGGAGTCTTCCGCGCCTACCAGGCCGACGTCGTCCACGTCCCGCTGGACCAGGACGGGCTCATCCCGGAGGCCCTCGAGGACGCCCTCGCCGGCCTCGCGCGCTCGGGCCGACGCGTCAAGCTGCTGTACACGGTCCCGAACTTCCACAACCCCGCGGGGGTGTCGCTGTCCGCCGAGCGCCGTCCGCGGATCCTCGAGATCGCCCGGCGCTACGGCGTTCTCGTGCTCGAGGACAACCCGTACGGGCTGCTCGGGTTCGACGGTGACCCGGTCCCGGCCATGCGGTCGCTCGACGAGGACGGCGTCATCTACCTCGGGTCGTTCTCGAAGACCTTCGCCCCCGGC
It encodes:
- the trxB gene encoding thioredoxin-disulfide reductase; translated protein: MSESTTTTSHRNLIVVGSGPAGYTAAIYAARAGLAPLVVAGSVTAGGALMNTTEVENFPGFPEGIQGPELMENMQKQAERFGAEVIWDDATSLSLTGAVKTVVTGGGDTYTADAVILATGSAYRELGIDDEKRLSGRGVSWCATCDGFFFRDQEILVVGGGDSAVEEATFLTRFASKVTIVHRRDQLRASKIMADRAFNDPKISFAWNSEIVAIQGDQKVTGVTLRDTQTGAERDVPATGVFVAIGHVPRTELLVGQVDLDPEGYILVDGRSTRTNLPGVVACGDAVDHTYRQAITAAGSGCAAALDAQHYLADLADRAVEVTAAQ
- a CDS encoding co-chaperone YbbN, which translates into the protein MPDGVVAEADEATFGTLVLEASGPVLVAFSAEWCVPCRLVDPVVAELAATYRGRLRVVRVDTDAHPGLATTHGVDSIPSLQVFAAGSLVRTVVGAQPKPELVALVEGVLAAG
- a CDS encoding PLP-dependent aminotransferase family protein; protein product: MDQPTPDAVTSGPRPPTAGTRLDPWLSSYAERTHGMRASEIRALFAVASRPEVVSLAGGMPYLEGLPLDAIGEMAQRVIATRGTTALQYGSGQGDETLREQILEVMRLEGIVAHPDDVVVTTGSQQALDLVTRLFVNPGDVIVAEAPSYVGALGVFRAYQADVVHVPLDQDGLIPEALEDALAGLARSGRRVKLLYTVPNFHNPAGVSLSAERRPRILEIARRYGVLVLEDNPYGLLGFDGDPVPAMRSLDEDGVIYLGSFSKTFAPGYRVGWAVAPHAIREKLVLASESAILCPSNASQLAISAYLATCDWRGQIKAFRELYRERRDAMVGALSEHLPRATWTVPDGGFYTWVRLPEGLDAKAMLPRAVTARVAYVPGTAFYADGQGADHMRLSFCFPTPERIREGVRRLAGVISSEADLVDLFGVSPGDVGTTVESPSPDLA